From Streptomyces fungicidicus, one genomic window encodes:
- a CDS encoding protein kinase domain-containing protein: MAQQQRAQGPSDPEATGGGISDAPDNFGNGGLVGDGRYRLTHRLGRGGMAEVFAAEDVRLGRTVAVKLLRADLAEDPVSKARFTREAQSVAGLNHHAIVAVYDSGEDVVGGQSVPYIVMEIVEGRTIRDLLMNAEAPGPEQALIIVSGVLEALAYSHQHGIVHRDIKPANVIITNNGAVKVMDFGIARALHGAQSTMTQTGMVMGTPQYLSPEQALGKAVDHRSDLYATGCLMYELLALRPPFTGETPLSVVYQHVQDIPTPPSEASDACPPELDGMVMRSLAKEPDDRFQTAEEMRGLVQYALQMLYDQGGHTGTWNTGPVDMHEGPRTPAAGFAGTTAMPHPDVSGTTAIPQPILPVGYGGGDDGGFEGHGNRGSGRGKLWVLAVLAVIAVVAGVALALNSAGGDGGGGKPDTSPTTSQTTEDEKSSESPSDEETTDPGTDNNTDPGNGSGGNWDQTYTPSQTPTETETEEPSAPPTTTQPTAPTAPTQTGGTDTGSTDAGGTDAGGTDAGGTDAGGTDAGGTDVGGVPGGAG; the protein is encoded by the coding sequence ATGGCACAGCAGCAGCGCGCTCAGGGCCCGTCCGACCCCGAGGCGACTGGCGGCGGCATCTCGGACGCGCCGGACAACTTCGGCAACGGCGGGCTTGTCGGCGACGGCCGGTACCGGTTGACCCACAGGCTCGGCCGGGGCGGCATGGCCGAGGTGTTCGCCGCCGAGGACGTACGCCTCGGCCGCACGGTGGCCGTCAAGCTGCTCCGCGCCGACCTCGCCGAGGACCCCGTCTCCAAGGCGCGCTTCACGCGCGAGGCGCAGTCGGTGGCCGGTCTCAACCACCATGCCATCGTCGCCGTGTACGACTCCGGCGAGGACGTCGTCGGCGGCCAGTCGGTGCCGTACATCGTGATGGAGATCGTCGAGGGCCGCACCATCCGCGACCTGCTGATGAACGCCGAGGCCCCGGGCCCCGAGCAGGCGCTCATCATCGTCTCCGGTGTCCTGGAGGCGCTCGCCTACTCGCACCAGCACGGCATCGTGCACCGCGACATCAAGCCGGCCAACGTGATCATCACGAACAACGGCGCCGTGAAGGTGATGGACTTCGGCATCGCCCGCGCGCTGCACGGCGCGCAGTCGACCATGACGCAGACCGGCATGGTCATGGGCACGCCCCAGTACCTCTCCCCGGAGCAGGCGCTCGGCAAGGCCGTCGACCACCGTTCCGACCTGTACGCCACCGGCTGCCTGATGTACGAGCTGCTGGCGCTGCGTCCCCCCTTCACCGGCGAGACGCCGCTGTCGGTGGTCTACCAGCACGTCCAGGACATCCCCACGCCCCCGTCGGAGGCCTCGGACGCCTGCCCGCCGGAGCTGGACGGCATGGTCATGCGCTCCCTCGCCAAGGAGCCCGACGACCGTTTCCAGACGGCCGAGGAGATGCGCGGGCTGGTCCAGTACGCGCTGCAGATGCTCTACGACCAGGGCGGTCACACCGGCACCTGGAACACCGGCCCGGTGGACATGCACGAGGGCCCGCGTACCCCCGCGGCCGGTTTCGCGGGCACGACCGCGATGCCGCACCCGGACGTCTCCGGCACCACCGCGATCCCGCAGCCGATCCTGCCCGTCGGGTACGGCGGCGGTGACGACGGCGGCTTCGAGGGCCACGGCAACAGGGGCAGCGGGCGCGGCAAGCTCTGGGTCCTCGCGGTGCTCGCGGTGATCGCCGTGGTCGCGGGTGTCGCGCTGGCGCTGAACAGCGCCGGCGGGGACGGCGGCGGGGGCAAGCCCGACACGTCGCCGACCACCTCGCAGACCACCGAGGACGAGAAGTCCAGCGAGAGCCCGAGCGACGAGGAGACGACCGACCCGGGGACGGACAACAACACCGACCCGGGCAACGGCTCCGGCGGCAACTGGGACCAGACGTACACGCCGTCCCAGACGCCGACGGAGACGGAGACCGAGGAGCCGAGCGCCCCGCCGACGACCACCCAGCCCACCGCGCCGACCGCGCCGACCCAGACGGGCGGCACGGACACCGGCAGCACCGACGCCGGCGGCACGGACGCGGGCGGCACGGACGCGGGCGGCACCGACGCCGGCGGCACGGACGCGGGCGGCACGGACGTGGGCGGCGTGCCCGGCGGCGCGGGCTAG
- the pdhA gene encoding pyruvate dehydrogenase (acetyl-transferring) E1 component subunit alpha produces MTVESTAARTPRRSAGSKAGTTGTKRTTSTTKKASGAGKSAEPALVQLLTPEGKRVKNAEFDKYVDGITAEELRGLYRDMVLTRRFDAEATALQRQGELGLWASLLGQEAAQIGSGRALRDDDYVFPTYREHGVAWCRGVDPTNLLGMFRGVNNGGWDPNGNNFHLYTIVIGSQTLHATGYAMGITKDGADSAVIAYFGDGASSQGDVAEAFTFSAVYNAPVVFFCQNNQWAISEPTEKQSRVPLYQRAQGFGFPGVRVDGNDVLANLAVTKWALERARAGEGPTLVEAFTYRMGAHTTSDDPTRYRGDEERLAWEAKDPILRLRRYLEAANHADEGFFAELETESETLGKRVREAVRAMPDPDHFAIFENVYADGHALVDEERAQFAAYQASFADEDGGK; encoded by the coding sequence GTGACCGTGGAGAGCACTGCCGCGCGCACACCGCGACGCAGCGCCGGAAGCAAGGCCGGCACCACCGGCACCAAGCGCACCACCAGCACCACGAAGAAGGCATCCGGCGCCGGGAAGAGCGCCGAGCCCGCCCTCGTCCAGCTGCTGACGCCCGAGGGCAAGCGCGTCAAGAACGCCGAGTTCGACAAGTACGTCGACGGCATCACCGCCGAGGAGTTGCGCGGTCTGTACCGCGACATGGTGCTCACCCGCCGCTTCGACGCCGAGGCCACCGCCCTGCAGCGGCAGGGCGAGCTGGGCCTGTGGGCCTCGCTGCTCGGGCAGGAGGCGGCGCAGATCGGCTCCGGCCGGGCGCTGCGCGACGACGACTACGTCTTCCCCACCTACCGCGAGCACGGCGTCGCCTGGTGCCGTGGGGTGGACCCGACCAATCTGCTCGGCATGTTCCGCGGCGTGAACAACGGCGGCTGGGACCCCAACGGCAACAACTTCCACCTCTACACGATCGTCATCGGCTCGCAGACCCTGCACGCCACGGGCTACGCGATGGGCATCACCAAGGACGGCGCGGACAGCGCGGTCATCGCCTACTTCGGCGACGGCGCCTCCAGCCAGGGCGACGTGGCCGAGGCCTTCACCTTCTCCGCGGTCTACAACGCCCCCGTGGTGTTCTTCTGCCAGAACAACCAGTGGGCGATCTCCGAGCCGACCGAGAAGCAGTCCCGGGTGCCGCTGTACCAGCGCGCGCAGGGGTTCGGCTTCCCGGGCGTGCGCGTGGACGGCAACGACGTGCTGGCGAACCTGGCCGTCACCAAGTGGGCCCTGGAGCGGGCCCGCGCCGGTGAGGGCCCGACGCTGGTCGAGGCGTTCACGTACCGCATGGGCGCGCACACCACCTCCGACGACCCGACCCGCTACCGCGGCGACGAGGAGCGGCTGGCCTGGGAGGCCAAGGACCCGATCCTGCGCCTGCGCCGCTATCTCGAGGCCGCCAACCACGCGGACGAGGGATTCTTCGCGGAACTGGAGACCGAGAGCGAGACGTTGGGCAAACGAGTGCGCGAGGCGGTCCGTGCCATGCCGGACCCGGACCACTTCGCCATCTTCGAGAACGTGTACGCGGACGGGCACGCGCTCGTGGACGAGGAGCGTGCGCAGTTCGCCGCCTACCAGGCGTCGTTCGCGGACGAAGACGGGGGTAAGTGA
- a CDS encoding alpha-ketoacid dehydrogenase subunit beta, whose translation MAEKMALAKAITESLRRAMDTDPKVLVMGEDVGKLGGVFRVTDGLQKDFGESRVIDTPLAESGIVGTAIGLALRGYRPVVEIQFDGFVFPAYDQIVTQLAKMHARALGKVKMPVVVRIPYGGGIGAVEHHSESPESLFAHVAGLKVVSPSNAADAYWMMQQAIQSDDPVIFFEPKRRYWDKGEVDTEAIPGPLHTARVVREGTDLTLAAYGPMVKLCREVADAAAEEGRSLEVLDLRSVSPIDFDSVQASVEKTRRLVVVHEAPVFFGSGAEIAARITERCFYHLEAPVLRVGGYHAPYPPARLEESYLPDLDRVLDAVDRSLAY comes from the coding sequence ATGGCGGAGAAGATGGCTCTGGCCAAGGCGATCACCGAGTCGCTGCGGCGTGCGATGGACACGGACCCCAAGGTCCTCGTCATGGGTGAGGACGTCGGCAAGCTCGGCGGCGTGTTCCGGGTGACGGACGGCCTGCAGAAGGACTTCGGCGAGAGCCGCGTCATCGACACCCCGCTCGCCGAGTCGGGCATCGTCGGCACGGCGATCGGCCTGGCCCTGCGCGGCTACCGCCCGGTGGTGGAGATCCAGTTCGACGGCTTCGTCTTCCCGGCGTACGACCAGATCGTCACGCAGCTCGCGAAGATGCACGCCCGCGCGCTGGGCAAGGTCAAGATGCCCGTCGTCGTGCGCATCCCCTACGGCGGCGGCATCGGCGCGGTGGAGCACCACTCGGAGTCCCCGGAGTCCCTGTTCGCGCACGTGGCGGGCCTGAAGGTGGTCTCCCCGTCGAACGCGGCGGACGCGTACTGGATGATGCAGCAGGCCATCCAGAGCGACGACCCGGTGATCTTCTTCGAGCCCAAGCGGCGCTACTGGGACAAGGGCGAGGTCGACACCGAGGCCATCCCGGGCCCGCTGCACACCGCGCGGGTGGTGCGCGAGGGCACGGACCTGACGCTCGCGGCGTACGGCCCGATGGTGAAGCTCTGCCGGGAGGTCGCGGACGCGGCCGCCGAGGAGGGCCGCTCCCTGGAGGTGCTGGACCTGCGGTCGGTCTCCCCGATCGACTTCGACTCCGTCCAGGCGTCGGTGGAGAAGACGCGCCGGCTGGTCGTGGTCCACGAGGCGCCGGTGTTCTTCGGTTCCGGCGCGGAGATCGCGGCGCGGATCACGGAGCGCTGCTTCTACCACCTGGAGGCCCCGGTGCTGCGGGTGGGCGGCTACCACGCCCCGTACCCGCCGGCCCGCCTGGAGGAGTCCTACCTCCCGGACCTGGACCGGGTGCTCGACGCCGTCGACCGCTCGCTGGCGTACTGA
- a CDS encoding dihydrolipoamide acetyltransferase family protein: protein MTTMTNASVREFKMPDVGEGLTEAEILKWYVQPGDTVTDGQVVCEVETAKAAVELPIPYDGVVRELHFPEGTTVDVGTSIIAVEVAGGAAPEAAQEAPAPAAAPAAEPDEKPAARQPVLVGYGVSTSSTRRRPRKQAPDTAARQAAVAVQAELNGHGAPAAPKERPLAKPPVRKLAKDLGVDLASVTPTGPDGVITREDVHAAVTAVEAAPEQRTAPAAVPAPAAPVSYDTARETRIPVKGVRKATAAAMVGSAFTAPHVTEFVTVDVTRTLRLVEELKQDKEFAGLRVNPLLLIAKALLVAIRRHPDINASWDEAAQEIVVKHYVNLGIAAATPRGLIVPNIKDAHAKTLPQLAESLGELVSTAREGKTSPSAMQAGTVTITNVGVFGVDTGTPIINPGESAILAVGAIKPQPWVHKGKVKPRQVTTLALSFDHRLVDGELGSRVLADVAAILEQPKRLISWA from the coding sequence GTGACGACGATGACGAACGCGTCCGTACGCGAGTTCAAGATGCCGGACGTGGGCGAGGGCCTCACCGAGGCCGAGATCCTCAAGTGGTACGTCCAGCCGGGTGACACGGTCACCGACGGCCAGGTGGTCTGCGAGGTCGAGACGGCGAAGGCTGCCGTCGAACTGCCCATCCCCTACGACGGCGTGGTGCGCGAGCTGCACTTCCCCGAGGGCACCACGGTGGACGTGGGCACGTCCATCATCGCGGTGGAGGTCGCGGGCGGCGCCGCACCGGAGGCCGCCCAGGAGGCGCCCGCCCCGGCGGCCGCCCCCGCCGCGGAACCCGACGAGAAGCCGGCTGCCCGTCAGCCGGTCCTGGTCGGCTACGGCGTGTCGACGTCCTCGACGCGCCGCCGCCCCCGCAAGCAGGCCCCGGACACCGCTGCCCGGCAGGCGGCGGTGGCCGTCCAGGCCGAGCTGAACGGCCACGGGGCCCCGGCCGCACCCAAGGAGCGCCCGCTGGCGAAGCCGCCGGTGCGCAAGCTGGCGAAGGACCTGGGCGTCGACCTGGCGTCGGTCACCCCGACCGGGCCGGACGGCGTCATCACCCGCGAGGACGTCCACGCGGCGGTGACCGCGGTGGAGGCCGCCCCGGAGCAGCGGACCGCGCCCGCCGCCGTCCCCGCCCCGGCCGCCCCGGTGTCGTACGACACCGCCCGCGAGACCCGCATCCCGGTCAAGGGCGTCCGCAAGGCGACGGCGGCGGCGATGGTCGGCTCGGCGTTCACGGCGCCGCACGTCACGGAGTTCGTGACGGTCGACGTGACCCGCACGCTCAGGCTGGTCGAGGAGCTCAAGCAGGACAAGGAGTTCGCCGGCCTGCGGGTGAACCCCCTCCTGCTGATCGCCAAGGCCCTGCTGGTCGCGATCAGGCGCCACCCCGACATCAACGCCTCGTGGGACGAGGCGGCCCAGGAGATCGTGGTCAAGCACTACGTCAACCTCGGCATCGCGGCGGCGACCCCGCGCGGTCTGATCGTCCCGAACATCAAGGACGCCCACGCCAAGACACTGCCCCAGCTCGCCGAGTCCCTCGGCGAACTGGTGTCCACGGCCAGGGAGGGCAAGACGTCCCCGTCCGCCATGCAGGCGGGCACGGTCACGATCACCAACGTCGGCGTCTTCGGCGTCGACACGGGCACGCCGATCATCAACCCCGGCGAGTCCGCGATCCTCGCGGTCGGAGCGATCAAGCCCCAGCCGTGGGTCCACAAGGGCAAGGTCAAGCCCCGTCAGGTCACCACCCTGGCGCTCTCCTTCGACCACCGCCTGGTCGACGGAGAGCTGGGCTCCAGGGTCCTGGCGGACGTGGCCGCGATCCTGGAACAGCCGAAGCGGTTGATCAGCTGGGCGTGA
- a CDS encoding BRO-N domain-containing protein, which yields MNEPSKRRNSAERYEAIDVSDFVYAATGARVRRLTMPDGTHWFPAVDVCKELGHTNSRKALADHVPEEQREILETVTGGYGLSVPAGREWRRDLQVISLQGLVLLVNACTKPACAPFKQWVAEVIETVQREGSYTLDEAEVQPPGPGAPVAYAMPEQVAEAIVRLEAHNLRLDEELADGQRTSIALQKETLATQREMLATQRETLATQQATLAVQQATLAVHQAMVRALERIADRFDTLVLERRAPEVLLAERPTTEAVLADWRQRLSVTQDVWAVAVVIAPVLVETGELRLPLESIASRTGLSAHRVNECLRLLRKHACIRSRGGAEDGAPVYVLHRG from the coding sequence ATGAACGAACCCAGCAAGCGGCGGAACTCCGCCGAGCGGTACGAGGCGATCGACGTCAGCGATTTCGTGTACGCGGCCACCGGCGCCCGGGTGCGGAGGCTGACGATGCCGGACGGGACGCACTGGTTCCCGGCGGTGGACGTCTGCAAGGAACTCGGCCACACCAACTCTCGCAAGGCGCTCGCAGACCATGTCCCGGAAGAGCAGCGAGAGATTCTCGAGACCGTAACTGGAGGTTACGGTCTCAGCGTTCCCGCAGGTAGAGAGTGGCGCCGAGACTTGCAGGTGATCTCTCTCCAAGGACTCGTCCTGCTGGTGAACGCCTGCACCAAGCCGGCCTGCGCGCCCTTCAAGCAGTGGGTCGCCGAAGTCATCGAGACCGTGCAGCGAGAGGGTTCGTACACTCTCGACGAGGCCGAGGTGCAGCCCCCCGGGCCCGGCGCCCCGGTCGCCTACGCCATGCCCGAGCAGGTCGCCGAGGCCATCGTCCGGCTGGAGGCGCACAACCTGCGGCTGGACGAGGAGCTGGCCGACGGGCAACGCACGTCGATCGCTTTGCAGAAGGAGACGCTCGCCACCCAGCGGGAAATGCTGGCCACTCAGCGGGAGACACTGGCCACGCAGCAGGCCACCCTCGCGGTGCAGCAGGCGACGCTCGCGGTGCACCAGGCCATGGTGCGGGCGCTGGAACGCATCGCGGACCGGTTCGACACCCTCGTCCTCGAACGCCGGGCGCCCGAGGTGCTCCTCGCCGAGCGGCCCACCACCGAGGCGGTACTGGCCGACTGGCGGCAGCGGCTGTCCGTGACCCAGGACGTGTGGGCGGTGGCCGTGGTGATCGCGCCGGTGCTCGTGGAGACGGGTGAACTGCGCCTGCCGCTGGAGTCGATCGCCTCCCGTACCGGGCTCTCCGCGCACCGCGTCAACGAATGCCTCCGGCTGCTGCGCAAGCACGCGTGCATCCGCTCGCGGGGCGGCGCCGAGGACGGGGCTCCGGTGTACGTGCTCCACCGGGGCTGA
- a CDS encoding D-alanyl-D-alanine carboxypeptidase family protein, with protein MKIDIQGSRLRRAVGAAVTTGAVIASGALYAAPAQAATAPSVVAKGGYVMNNATGKSLYTKAADTRRSTGSTTKIMTAKVVLAQKNLNLDAKVTIQMAYSDYIVKNNASSARLIVGDKVTVRQLLYGLMLPSGCDAAYALADKFGTGSTRAARVKSFIGKMNAEATKMGLKNTHFDSFDGIGKGSNYSTPRDLTKIASSAMKSSTFRSIVKTKKYTAKTVTKTGSTRTMAPWTNTNTLLSSYSGTIGVKTGSGPEAKYCLVFAATRNGKTVIGTVLASSSATQRETDAKKLLGYGFGKI; from the coding sequence TTGAAGATCGACATTCAGGGCAGCCGGCTTCGCAGAGCCGTCGGCGCCGCTGTGACCACCGGCGCCGTCATCGCCTCCGGAGCCCTCTACGCGGCTCCCGCGCAGGCCGCCACCGCACCGTCCGTCGTCGCCAAAGGCGGCTACGTGATGAACAACGCGACCGGCAAGTCGCTCTACACGAAGGCGGCGGACACCCGCCGTTCGACGGGCTCGACGACGAAGATCATGACCGCCAAGGTCGTGCTCGCGCAGAAGAACCTGAACCTGGACGCCAAGGTCACGATCCAGATGGCGTACAGCGACTACATCGTGAAGAACAACGCCTCGTCGGCACGTCTGATCGTCGGCGACAAGGTCACCGTGCGCCAGCTGCTGTACGGGCTGATGCTGCCGTCCGGATGCGACGCGGCGTACGCGCTGGCGGACAAGTTCGGCACGGGCTCGACGCGGGCGGCCCGCGTGAAGTCGTTCATCGGCAAGATGAACGCCGAGGCGACGAAGATGGGGCTGAAGAACACCCACTTCGACTCGTTCGACGGCATCGGCAAGGGCAGCAACTACTCGACGCCACGCGATCTGACGAAGATCGCGAGCAGCGCGATGAAGAGCTCCACCTTCCGCTCGATCGTGAAGACGAAGAAGTACACGGCGAAGACCGTCACCAAGACGGGCAGCACCCGCACGATGGCGCCGTGGACCAACACGAACACGCTGCTCAGCAGCTACAGCGGCACGATCGGCGTGAAGACCGGCTCGGGCCCGGAGGCCAAGTACTGCCTGGTCTTCGCCGCGACGCGGAACGGCAAGACGGTCATCGGCACAGTCCTCGCGTCCTCCTCCGCCACCCAGCGCGAGACGGACGCCAAGAAGCTCCTGGGCTACGGCTTCGGCAAGATCTGA
- a CDS encoding GntR family transcriptional regulator, whose translation MSLAAVRQPPAADRVYTHVKQGVLERHYEGGTLLTEGELAEAVGVSRTPVREALLRLEAEGLIKLYPKKGALVLPVSAQEIADVVETRLLVEEHAARKAVPAPPGLIERLEELLDRQKEQAAAGDFAGASVTDRCFHAEIVRSGGNEILSRLYDQLRDRQLRMGVAVMHSHPDRIAKTLAEHGEILEALRSGDPEAAVAVVHRHVGWFSHLARGEVR comes from the coding sequence ATGAGCCTGGCCGCCGTGAGGCAACCCCCTGCCGCCGACCGCGTCTACACCCACGTCAAGCAGGGCGTACTGGAGCGCCACTACGAGGGCGGGACCCTGCTGACCGAGGGCGAGCTCGCCGAGGCCGTAGGGGTCTCGCGGACCCCTGTGCGCGAGGCGCTGCTGCGCCTGGAGGCCGAGGGGCTGATCAAGCTCTACCCCAAGAAGGGCGCGCTGGTGCTGCCGGTCTCCGCGCAGGAGATCGCCGACGTGGTCGAGACCCGGCTGCTCGTCGAGGAGCACGCCGCCAGGAAGGCCGTGCCCGCCCCGCCGGGGCTCATCGAGCGACTCGAGGAACTGCTCGACCGGCAGAAGGAGCAGGCCGCCGCGGGTGACTTCGCCGGCGCCTCCGTCACCGACCGCTGTTTCCACGCCGAGATCGTCCGCAGCGGCGGGAACGAGATCCTCTCCCGCCTCTACGACCAGCTCCGCGACCGCCAGCTGCGGATGGGCGTCGCCGTGATGCACTCCCACCCCGACCGCATCGCCAAGACCCTCGCCGAGCACGGCGAGATCCTCGAGGCGCTGCGCTCCGGCGACCCGGAGGCGGCCGTCGCGGTCGTCCACCGGCACGTCGGCTGGTTCTCCCATCTGGCCCGGGGCGAGGTCCGATGA
- a CDS encoding MFS transporter yields MSGANGGGTLPGDPPGGRRALAVWGIGVAVYFVAVIFRTSLGVAGLDAADRFDVNASALSTFSILQLLVYAGMQIPVGLLVDRLGTKRVLGIGVVLFTAGQLGFAFSPSYGMALASRALLGCGDAMTFISVLRLGTRWFPARRGPLVAQMAGLVGMAGNLVSTLVLARLLHGIGWTAAFAGSALAGVVVFVLLVVFLKDHPEGHEPEPVTHQGTTYVRRQIALSWREPGTRLGLWVHFTTQFPAMVFLLLWGMPFLVEAQGLSRAVAGELLTLVVLSNMAVGLVYGQIVARHHGARLPLALGTVGATALLWAVTLAYPAPSAPMWLLVVLCAVLGACGPASMIGFDFARPANPPERQGTASGITNMGGFVASMTTLFAIGVLLDATDDDYAVAFSSVFVLQAVGVSQILRLRRRAARRERERLVASRVTSVHVPV; encoded by the coding sequence ATGAGCGGCGCGAACGGCGGCGGCACCCTGCCCGGTGATCCGCCCGGGGGACGGCGCGCCCTCGCCGTGTGGGGGATCGGCGTCGCGGTCTACTTCGTCGCCGTCATCTTCCGTACGTCCCTCGGCGTGGCCGGGCTCGACGCGGCCGACCGCTTCGACGTCAACGCCTCCGCCCTGTCCACCTTCTCCATCCTCCAGCTGCTGGTCTACGCCGGCATGCAGATACCGGTCGGGCTGCTGGTGGACCGGCTCGGCACCAAGAGGGTGCTCGGCATCGGCGTGGTGCTGTTCACGGCCGGGCAGCTCGGCTTCGCGTTCTCGCCGTCGTACGGCATGGCGCTGGCCTCGCGGGCGCTGCTCGGCTGCGGTGACGCCATGACGTTCATCAGCGTGCTGCGGCTGGGCACCCGCTGGTTCCCCGCCCGGCGCGGGCCGCTGGTCGCGCAGATGGCGGGCCTGGTCGGCATGGCGGGCAACCTCGTCTCCACGCTGGTGCTGGCCAGGCTGCTGCACGGCATCGGCTGGACGGCGGCGTTCGCGGGCAGCGCGCTCGCGGGTGTCGTGGTGTTCGTGCTGCTGGTGGTGTTCCTCAAGGACCACCCCGAGGGGCACGAGCCGGAGCCGGTCACGCACCAGGGCACCACCTACGTACGCCGTCAGATCGCCCTGTCCTGGCGGGAGCCGGGGACGCGGCTCGGGCTGTGGGTGCACTTCACCACCCAGTTCCCGGCGATGGTGTTCCTGCTGCTGTGGGGGATGCCGTTCCTGGTGGAGGCGCAGGGGCTGTCCCGGGCGGTCGCCGGCGAGCTGCTGACGCTGGTGGTGCTCTCCAACATGGCCGTCGGGCTGGTCTACGGCCAGATCGTGGCCCGGCACCACGGCGCGCGGCTGCCGCTGGCGCTGGGGACGGTGGGCGCGACGGCGCTGCTGTGGGCGGTGACGCTGGCCTATCCGGCCCCGTCGGCGCCGATGTGGCTGCTGGTCGTGCTGTGCGCGGTGCTGGGGGCGTGCGGGCCGGCGTCGATGATCGGGTTCGACTTCGCGCGGCCGGCGAATCCGCCGGAGCGGCAGGGGACGGCGTCCGGCATCACGAACATGGGGGGCTTCGTCGCCTCCATGACGACGCTGTTCGCGATCGGGGTGCTGCTGGACGCGACCGACGACGACTACGCCGTCGCCTTCTCGTCGGTGTTCGTGCTCCAGGCGGTGGGCGTCAGCCAGATCCTTCGGCTGCGGAGGCGGGCGGCGCGCAGGGAGCGGGAGCGGCTGGTGGCCAGCCGGGTGACCTCGGTGCACGTGCCGGTGTAG
- a CDS encoding maleylpyruvate isomerase family mycothiol-dependent enzyme yields the protein MSLPPTLQPYADAWSHSVEAISELVQPLPEADWNRRTPCPGWSVRDVVSHVIGLDSEMYGDPRPIHTLPRDLFHVTNDHQRYMEMQVDVRRHHTAPEMTSELELMIIRRNRQLRNETRQPAATVRGPLGTELTLEESMRRHAFAVWAHEQDLRTALGRPGNLDSPGAHIARDVLLAELPRVVAELAQAPRSSAVVIDVNGPVEFLRTIRVDIQGRGTLETAPALGPAATLTLDWETYVRLACGRVTPEAVADRVKTEGDLDLATAILRHFAVTP from the coding sequence GTGAGTCTGCCTCCCACCCTCCAGCCCTACGCCGACGCCTGGTCCCACTCCGTCGAGGCGATATCCGAGCTGGTGCAGCCGCTCCCGGAGGCCGACTGGAACCGGCGGACGCCCTGCCCGGGCTGGTCGGTCCGTGACGTGGTCTCGCACGTCATCGGGCTGGACTCGGAGATGTACGGCGACCCTCGCCCCATCCACACCCTGCCGCGCGACCTGTTCCACGTCACCAACGACCACCAGCGGTACATGGAGATGCAGGTCGACGTGCGCCGCCACCACACGGCGCCGGAGATGACCTCCGAGCTGGAACTCATGATCATCCGGCGCAACCGCCAGCTGCGGAACGAGACGCGCCAGCCGGCCGCCACGGTGCGCGGCCCGCTCGGCACGGAGCTCACGCTGGAGGAGTCGATGCGCCGGCACGCCTTCGCCGTGTGGGCGCACGAGCAGGACTTGCGCACGGCCCTCGGCCGCCCCGGCAACCTCGACTCCCCCGGCGCGCACATCGCCCGTGACGTGCTGCTCGCGGAGCTGCCGCGGGTGGTCGCCGAACTCGCGCAGGCGCCCCGCAGCTCGGCCGTGGTCATCGACGTCAACGGTCCCGTGGAGTTCCTGCGCACGATCCGCGTCGACATCCAGGGCCGCGGCACTCTGGAGACGGCCCCCGCCCTCGGCCCGGCCGCCACCCTCACCCTCGACTGGGAGACCTACGTCCGCCTGGCCTGCGGCCGGGTGACGCCGGAGGCGGTCGCGGACCGGGTGAAGACGGAGGGCGACCTGGACCTGGCGACGGCCATCCTCCGCCACTTCGCCGTCACCCCGTAA
- a CDS encoding carbon-nitrogen family hydrolase yields MRASLLQVAVNEDESVHSRRRRVADLVRDQAGADLVVLPELWTTGAFAYEEFAAEAEPLEGPTYEAMAKAASDAGVWLHAGSVPERAVPAGGSAAEDAILYNTSLVFSPSGELAASYRKIHRFGFDKGEAVLMGAGDELVTVRLPDTVLGVATCYDLRFPELFRGLVDAGAETLVVPAGWPERRRSHWTLLARARAVENQSFVLACGTAGTHAGVPQAGHSIVVDPWGEVLAEAGPGEEVLTVDFDPATVAGTRERFPALKDRVLGLDRPRH; encoded by the coding sequence GTGCGCGCTTCCTTGCTCCAAGTCGCCGTGAACGAGGACGAATCGGTCCACTCCCGTCGGCGCCGGGTCGCCGATCTGGTACGGGATCAGGCCGGAGCCGATCTGGTGGTGCTGCCCGAGCTGTGGACCACGGGCGCCTTCGCCTACGAGGAGTTCGCCGCCGAGGCCGAACCGCTCGAGGGCCCGACGTACGAGGCGATGGCCAAGGCCGCGAGCGACGCGGGCGTCTGGCTGCACGCGGGCTCCGTCCCGGAACGGGCCGTGCCGGCCGGCGGCTCCGCCGCGGAGGACGCGATCCTCTACAACACCTCGCTGGTCTTCTCCCCCTCCGGTGAACTGGCCGCCTCCTACCGCAAGATCCACCGCTTCGGCTTCGACAAGGGCGAGGCCGTGCTGATGGGCGCGGGCGACGAGCTGGTGACGGTCCGTCTGCCGGACACCGTGCTCGGTGTGGCGACCTGTTACGACCTCCGCTTCCCCGAACTCTTCCGCGGTCTCGTCGACGCCGGCGCCGAGACCCTCGTCGTCCCGGCGGGCTGGCCGGAGCGCCGCCGGTCCCACTGGACGCTGCTGGCGCGGGCACGGGCGGTGGAGAACCAGTCGTTCGTCCTCGCCTGTGGAACGGCCGGGACGCACGCCGGGGTTCCGCAGGCGGGTCACTCGATCGTGGTGGATCCCTGGGGCGAGGTGCTGGCGGAGGCGGGCCCCGGCGAAGAGGTCCTGACGGTGGACTTCGACCCGGCCACGGTGGCGGGCACCCGCGAGCGCTTCCCGGCCCTCAAGGACCGCGTCCTGGGACTGGACCGCCCCCGCCACTGA